A region of the bacterium genome:
GAAGTGGGGCATCCTCGAAAACCTGCGGCGGCACGGGTGCGACACGTGGGTGCTTCCGCACACGACCACCGCGGAGGAGATCCTCGAGCTCCGGCCGGCCGGGCTCGTCTTGTCACCGGGGCCCGGTGATCCGAGACGTCTGGCCTTCCAAGTGGCACAGGTGCAGAGATTGTGGGGGCGTCTCCCGATCTTCGGGATCTGCCTCGGGCATCAGATCATCGGTCGGGCGGCGGGGGCGGAGACGTTCAAGCTCCCCTTTGGGCACCGGGGCAGTAATCATCCGGTCAAGGACGAAGAGCGGGGCAGGGTCTGCGTGACCACGCAAAACCATGGGTACGCGGTGGATGAGGGGTCGATCGACGCCACGGAGGTGATCGTCACCCACCGCAACCTCAACGACGGCACCGTAGAAGGGTTGCGCCACCGAATCCTTCCGATCATGTCGGTGCAATACCATCCCGAGGGTCGCCCCGGTCCGCTCGACTCCGGCTACCTGTTCGAGCAGTGGATGGCCATGATCGGGGCCCCGTGGGCGTCCGGAGCTCTTCACGCGGGCGCGGGCACAGATGGGCCCCGCTGAGATCCGCAAGGTGCTGGTGATCGGCTCAGGGCCGATCATCATCGGACAGGCGGCCGAATTCGACTACTCCGGCAGCCAGGCGTGCCGCTCGCTCTCCGAGGAGGGCGTCGAGGTCGTCCTGGTCAACAGCAATCCCGCGACGATCATGACCGATCTCGATACGGCCGATCGGATCTACATCGAGCCTCTTACGGTCGAGTTCGTGACGCGCATCCTCGAGCGAGAGCGCCCTCAGGGGCTCCTGGCCACGCTCGGCGGCCAAACGGGCCTCAACCTCGCCGTGGGGCTGGCCGAGGCCGGTGTGCTCGACCGGCTCGGAGTCCGCCTCCTCGGAACCCCCCTCGAGGCGATCCGGCGGGCGGAGGACCGCGAGTTGTTCCGGGATGCGATGACCGAGTTTGGCGAACCGGTCCCCGAGAGCGCCATCGCGCGATCGGTGGACGAGGCCAGGGTGTTCGCGGAGGAGATGGGCTATCCGGTGGTGATCCGGCCGGCGTATACCCTGGGGGGTACGGGGGGTGGGGTCGCCGTGGATCGGCCGTCCCTCGAACAGATCGCATCGCTCGGGCTGGCGGCAAGCCGGATCGGCCAGGTCCTGGTCGAGCGGTCGCTGGCCGGGTGGAAGGAGATCGAGTACGAGGTGATGCGGGACCGCGTCGATACCTGCATCACCGTTTGCAACATGGAAAACCTCGACCCGATGGGCGTGCATACCGGCGATAGCGTGGTCATCGCGCCGAGCCAAACGCTGAACGATCGTGAATACCAGATGCTGCGGAGCGCCAGCCTGCGGATCATCCGTGGGCTTGGGATCGAGGGGGGCTGCAACATCCAGTTTGCCCTGGACCCCCACAGCGCGCAGTACTTCGTCATCGAGGTCAACCCGCGGGTCAGCCGGTCGAGCGCGCTGGCGAGCAAGGCCACCGGATACCCGATCGCCCGCGTCGCGGCGAAGATCGCGCTGGGGCGCACGCTCGAAGAGATCCCCAACGCCGTGACCGGCAAGACCCGCGCCAGCTTCGAACCGGCGTTGGATTACGTCGTGGTCAAGATCCCCCGGTGGCCGTTCGACAAGTTTCCGGGCATTGAACGGCGGCTGGGCACGCAGATGCAGTCGACGGGCGAGACGATGGCGATCGGGCGGTCGGTCGAGGAGGCCCTGCTCAAAGCGCTGAGGTCGCTCGACCTCAAGGTCGATGGGCTCGGGTATGCATCCGCCTCCGCGTGGTCGGTGGCGGATGTCCGGCGGCGCATCGCGGAGCCCTGCGACGAACGCTTCTTTGCCATTGCCGAAGGGGTCCGGCGCGGGATGCTGGCGCAGGAGATCGCCGATCTCTCCGGGATCGATTTGTTCTTCATCCACAAGATCGAGCGGATCGTCGGGATGGAAGGCGAGCTGCGCCGCGGGCAGGACGTGGACGTCTTGCGCGAGGCCAAGGCGATG
Encoded here:
- a CDS encoding carbamoyl phosphate synthase small subunit, with the translated sequence KWGILENLRRHGCDTWVLPHTTTAEEILELRPAGLVLSPGPGDPRRLAFQVAQVQRLWGRLPIFGICLGHQIIGRAAGAETFKLPFGHRGSNHPVKDEERGRVCVTTQNHGYAVDEGSIDATEVIVTHRNLNDGTVEGLRHRILPIMSVQYHPEGRPGPLDSGYLFEQWMAMIGAPWASGALHAGAGTDGPR